One part of the Panthera leo isolate Ple1 chromosome D4, P.leo_Ple1_pat1.1, whole genome shotgun sequence genome encodes these proteins:
- the BRD3OS gene encoding putative uncharacterized protein BRD3OS: MSGRVPLAEKALSESYARLRYRDTSLLIWQQQQQTLESVPPGTYLSRSRSMWYSQYGNEAILVRDRNKLEVSRDTGQSKFCTVM; this comes from the coding sequence ATGAGTGGCCGCGTGCCGCTGGCGGAGAAGGCCCTGTCTGAGAGCTATGCCCGGCTCCGGTACCGGGACACCTCCTTGCTCatctggcagcagcagcagcagacacTGGAATCCGTGCCCCCTGGGACATACCTGAGCAGGAGCCGAAGCATGTGGTACTCCCAGTACGGAAACGAGGCCATCCTGGTCCGGGACAGAAACAAGCTTGAGGTCTCCCGGGACACGGGCCAGTCCAAGTTTTGTACGGTCATGTAA